GTAGTTGCAATAGATTCTAATTTATCCATAAACTCCCAGCCGTTCATTATCGGCATATTTAAATCAAGAAAAATAATGTAATTATGGGATTTCGAATAGGAATTGCTGAGATGTTCTATTGCAGGCTTTCCATTTGAGAAATTTATTATTTCACCCTGTAGTTCGGCATGATCAATTCCTTTTTCCAGTAAAAATGTAAAAATGGGATCGTCCTCAATTATTATAAGTTTATAATTCATTTATTTTCGTCTAAATCGATGGCATTTATGGTATTGTCTACAATATCTTTAATAACATTGTC
The sequence above is a segment of the Maribacter dokdonensis DSW-8 genome. Coding sequences within it:
- a CDS encoding response regulator, with translation MNYKLIIIEDDPIFTFLLEKGIDHAELQGEIINFSNGKPAIEHLSNSYSKSHNYIIFLDLNMPIMNGWEFMDKLESIATTDNCMVFVLTSSAYRDDIERLKKKSLVSDFVTKPITEFHLKGIKGNIIEKFEKNGIV